One Thermococcus sp. genomic region harbors:
- a CDS encoding MinD/ParA family protein, which yields MIAVVITGRGGAGKTTMAANLATYFSGNGYRALTVDGDLYLPKLAFHFGIYNPRYNVHTLLKNPPMGTMDAVYHDPGTGVDILPGSSSIYDVIDIDQKRLRNIVREVQTRYNLTIIDSPVGIPFDTVSTFHLAQYQLIVVEIERGPIHSVHRMIENEVVKLKAIGDSYDLHVGVIINKVHEAAESIDDIVDFLEYSIEVPVIGVIPFDPRVPEATNYGTPVLHYAPFARASRALSKSGGLLDRWMFGGKNRESLWERLKGAINSLVHRGGTPSLKKF from the coding sequence GTGATAGCTGTGGTTATTACTGGAAGGGGCGGTGCAGGGAAGACGACCATGGCCGCCAACCTAGCGACTTACTTCTCGGGTAATGGTTATCGGGCCCTGACCGTTGACGGTGACCTTTACCTTCCAAAGCTTGCCTTTCACTTTGGGATATATAATCCCCGCTATAACGTCCACACCCTTCTGAAGAATCCTCCTATGGGAACAATGGATGCCGTTTACCACGATCCAGGGACTGGGGTGGACATTCTGCCGGGCAGTTCAAGCATCTACGACGTTATCGATATAGACCAGAAGAGGTTGAGGAATATCGTGCGGGAGGTTCAGACACGCTACAACCTGACGATAATAGATTCCCCCGTTGGTATTCCGTTCGACACAGTCTCAACGTTTCACCTGGCCCAGTATCAGCTTATAGTCGTGGAGATAGAGAGAGGGCCGATACATTCCGTCCATAGGATGATAGAGAACGAAGTGGTGAAGCTCAAGGCCATCGGCGACTCTTACGACCTCCACGTGGGCGTCATAATAAACAAGGTTCATGAGGCAGCAGAGAGCATTGACGACATAGTGGACTTCCTTGAGTACAGTATAGAGGTTCCTGTAATCGGTGTAATACCCTTTGACCCCCGCGTTCCAGAAGCCACCAACTACGGAACCCCCGTTCTGCACTATGCTCCGTTCGCGAGGGCATCGCGCGCCCTTTCCAAGTCAGGCGGCCTGCTTGACAGGTGGATGTTTGGGGGAAAGAATAGGGAGAGCCTGTGGGAGAGGCTGAAGGGGGCGATTAATTCACTCGTTCATCGTGGTGGAACTCCGTCTCTCAAGAAGTTCTGA
- a CDS encoding pantoate kinase produces MLVRAFIPAHITAFFVPHFSDDPLRAGSLGTGVNLSKGTTVLTSIETGTLERHVHVAFNGEPVKRENATITYSVADELIPKDFTGEVEIWQYFDFPNGYGFGNSAGGALGTALSLGYAFGGTWLKAAQTAHKHEVINRGGLGDVIAQLAGGIEVRVKAGGPGIGVVDNLFFEDYRVLVVPLGRLSTREVLDGDIVKAIETEGRIALEKLLREPRPRLMMALAREFAEKTGLLNDELLELARELDRVLSNPSSMIMLGRGLFALVKERELKNAKNLLADLNLPYDVTEIYDERPKVGRWVG; encoded by the coding sequence ATGCTCGTCAGGGCGTTCATTCCCGCTCACATTACCGCGTTCTTCGTTCCACACTTTAGCGACGACCCACTCAGGGCAGGCTCCCTTGGAACCGGCGTGAACCTCTCGAAGGGAACCACTGTCCTCACGAGCATCGAGACTGGAACGCTTGAGAGACACGTGCATGTTGCCTTCAACGGCGAGCCTGTGAAGAGGGAGAACGCGACCATAACCTACTCCGTTGCTGACGAACTCATCCCGAAGGACTTCACGGGCGAGGTCGAAATCTGGCAGTACTTTGACTTCCCCAACGGCTACGGCTTCGGCAACAGCGCAGGAGGAGCACTCGGAACGGCCCTATCGCTGGGCTACGCCTTCGGCGGGACGTGGCTGAAGGCAGCACAGACAGCCCACAAACATGAAGTAATCAACAGGGGCGGCCTTGGAGACGTCATTGCACAGCTTGCCGGTGGGATAGAGGTTCGAGTTAAGGCCGGTGGGCCGGGAATAGGCGTCGTTGACAACCTTTTCTTCGAGGACTACAGGGTTCTCGTTGTCCCCCTCGGGAGGCTTTCTACCAGAGAGGTGCTAGATGGCGATATTGTCAAAGCTATTGAGACCGAGGGAAGGATAGCCCTTGAGAAGCTCCTCAGGGAACCGAGGCCCAGGCTAATGATGGCCCTCGCCAGGGAATTCGCCGAAAAGACTGGCCTTCTCAACGATGAACTCCTAGAGTTGGCCCGGGAGCTGGACAGAGTCCTCTCGAACCCCTCCTCGATGATAATGCTCGGCAGGGGCCTCTTCGCACTGGTTAAAGAGAGAGAGCTTAAAAATGCCAAAAACCTGCTCGCTGACCTCAACCTGCCCTACGACGTGACCGAAATCTACGATGAAAGGCCTAAGGTTGGAAGGTGGGTGGGCTAA
- the udg gene encoding type-4 uracil-DNA glycosylase, whose protein sequence is MGKEELMRKLEEKIRTCQKCPLGQLRTNAVPGAGSYNAKVMFVGEAPGYWEDQKSLPFVGRAGKVLDELLSEVGLNRGDVYITNIVKCRPPENRDPTEEEIKACSPYLDIQIDIIRPKVIVPLGRHSMGYILKKFGFEPEPISKVHGKTFEAHTLFGKIVIMPSYHPAAALYRPQIKKELRKDFMKLRELIGSLP, encoded by the coding sequence ATGGGAAAGGAAGAGCTTATGCGAAAACTCGAGGAAAAAATCAGAACCTGCCAAAAGTGCCCGCTTGGTCAGCTCAGGACGAACGCCGTTCCTGGGGCCGGGAGCTACAATGCGAAGGTCATGTTCGTTGGTGAGGCGCCTGGATACTGGGAAGACCAGAAAAGTCTTCCCTTTGTCGGCAGGGCAGGAAAGGTGCTCGACGAACTCCTCTCCGAGGTTGGATTGAACAGGGGGGACGTTTACATAACCAACATCGTCAAGTGCAGGCCACCTGAGAACCGCGACCCCACGGAGGAGGAGATAAAAGCCTGCTCACCCTACCTTGACATACAGATAGACATAATCCGCCCAAAGGTTATAGTCCCCCTCGGAAGGCACTCGATGGGTTACATCCTCAAGAAGTTCGGCTTTGAACCTGAGCCGATAAGCAAGGTACACGGAAAGACCTTCGAGGCGCACACTCTCTTCGGAAAGATAGTTATAATGCCGAGCTACCACCCGGCGGCAGCCCTCTACCGTCCACAGATAAAGAAGGAGCTCAGGAAGGACTTCATGAAGCTTAGAGAGCTCATCGGTTCTCTTCCATGA
- a CDS encoding ATP-dependent DNA ligase, protein MKYAELADLYRRLEKTTLKTLKTRFVADFLKKTPDELLEIIPYLILGKVFPDWDERELGVGEKLLIKAVSMATGISENEIENSVKDTGDLGESIALALKRRKQRSFFSQPLTIKRVYDAFVKVAEASGEKSQDRKMKHLANIFMDARPEEGKYIARTVLGTMRTGVAEGILRDAIAEAFKVRAELVERVYMLTSDFGYVAEVARLEGDKGLSAVRVQTGKPIRPMLAQNAASVKEALTEMGGKAAFEIKYDGARVQVHRNGGEIAIYSRRLENVTKSIPDVVEAIKGSLKAEKTIVEGELVAVGEGGRPRPFQYVLRRFRRKYNIKEMIEKIPLELNLFDIMYVDDEALINLPFSERRKKLEETVKEGERVKLAVQLVTDNAEEAQKFYEKALELGHEGVMAKRLDSVYEPGNRGKKWLKVKPTMEDLDLVIIGAEWGEGRRAHFLGSFLVAAFDPHSGEFIPVGKVGSGFTDEDLAEFTKRLKPLIIREEGKYIEIEPKVVIEVTYQEIQRSPKYKGGFALRFPRYVALREDKSPEEADTIERVAQLYELQERFKARR, encoded by the coding sequence ATGAAGTACGCGGAGCTTGCCGATTTATACAGAAGGCTTGAAAAAACCACGCTGAAGACACTGAAGACTAGGTTCGTTGCCGATTTTCTGAAGAAGACTCCCGATGAGCTTCTCGAAATAATTCCCTACCTCATCCTCGGAAAGGTTTTCCCAGACTGGGATGAGAGAGAGCTTGGAGTTGGGGAAAAACTCCTCATTAAGGCCGTCTCAATGGCCACCGGGATTTCCGAAAACGAGATAGAAAACTCCGTCAAAGACACCGGCGACCTCGGCGAGAGCATCGCGCTGGCTTTGAAGAGGAGGAAGCAGAGGAGCTTTTTCAGCCAGCCGCTCACCATAAAGAGGGTTTATGATGCGTTTGTAAAAGTGGCGGAAGCAAGCGGCGAGAAAAGCCAGGACAGAAAGATGAAGCACCTAGCAAACATATTCATGGACGCCCGGCCGGAGGAGGGGAAGTATATAGCCAGAACCGTCCTCGGGACTATGAGAACAGGCGTTGCTGAGGGCATCCTCCGCGATGCCATAGCGGAAGCATTCAAAGTAAGGGCCGAGCTGGTTGAGAGGGTCTACATGCTCACAAGTGATTTTGGATACGTCGCGGAGGTGGCAAGGCTCGAGGGTGATAAGGGCCTCTCTGCCGTTAGAGTCCAGACTGGGAAGCCCATAAGACCGATGCTGGCTCAGAACGCGGCCAGCGTGAAGGAAGCCTTGACCGAGATGGGTGGAAAAGCCGCCTTTGAGATAAAGTACGACGGTGCCCGTGTACAGGTTCACAGGAACGGCGGGGAGATTGCGATATACTCCCGCAGGCTGGAGAACGTTACCAAGTCCATCCCGGACGTTGTTGAGGCGATAAAGGGAAGTCTAAAAGCTGAGAAAACCATTGTGGAGGGCGAACTCGTTGCAGTTGGTGAGGGAGGAAGGCCGAGGCCCTTCCAGTACGTCCTGAGAAGGTTCAGGAGAAAGTACAACATAAAAGAGATGATAGAAAAAATCCCGCTGGAGCTGAACCTCTTTGACATAATGTATGTCGACGACGAGGCACTCATCAACCTGCCATTTTCAGAAAGGAGGAAAAAGCTCGAAGAGACGGTTAAGGAGGGCGAGAGGGTAAAACTCGCCGTTCAGCTGGTGACTGACAACGCCGAGGAGGCCCAGAAGTTCTACGAAAAGGCACTGGAGCTGGGGCACGAGGGCGTCATGGCAAAACGCCTCGATTCGGTGTACGAGCCGGGCAACCGCGGTAAGAAGTGGCTCAAGGTCAAGCCGACGATGGAGGACCTCGACCTCGTCATAATCGGGGCAGAGTGGGGCGAGGGAAGACGGGCACACTTCCTCGGCTCGTTCCTAGTCGCGGCGTTCGACCCACACAGCGGAGAGTTCATCCCGGTTGGAAAGGTCGGGAGCGGTTTCACGGATGAGGATCTGGCCGAGTTCACAAAGAGGCTGAAGCCGCTCATAATCAGAGAGGAGGGCAAATACATCGAGATAGAACCAAAGGTGGTCATAGAGGTAACATACCAGGAGATACAGAGGAGTCCCAAGTATAAGGGCGGCTTTGCACTGCGCTTCCCACGCTACGTGGCATTAAGAGAGGATAAAAGCCCAGAGGAGGCCGACACGATAGAGCGCGTTGCTCAGCTCTACGAACTCCAAGAGAGGTTCAAGGCAAGGAGGTGA
- the tes gene encoding tetraether lipid synthase Tes, with amino-acid sequence MAESVGEIPSGEKEFKASTRRIRDIVEFPEISEDEFYAELKKASRAYGGSLPHRTYSLCPETRRVVPALVWEKDGKVWITKKCPEGMITDLYYEDVDVYYCFSKWRWEEKELYSANVENSGVNCPLDCGMCSRHRSHTNLLNIVLTNRCNLSCWYCFFYAKEGQPIYEPTLEQIRQMLRNAKKQYPIGANAVQLTGGEPTLREDLIEIIRMAHEEGYDHVQLNTDGIKLAFDPDLVERIREAGTNTLYMSYDGMTPQTNWKNHWEVPLIFENVRKAGGPGIVLVPTTIRNVNDHELGAIINFSLNHLDIVRGVNFQPISQVGRVPKRERQRFRITIAGAIKRIEEQTNSVIIKEDWYPIPIAGHIARFFQAFTGSKYYMTSHFACGAATYVFLDREHKRVVPINRFLDVEGFVGYLEEKAEEIEQWKTIGKLKKLKLGAEIFMKFRSFYDDKYAPKGLKVLDLIKNAFMHGNYDALGKFHENALFLGMMHFMDEYNYDVERVERCVIHYAMPDGRVVPFCTFNVIPELYRDKVQAQYSYTWEEWKALHPDWDYKKDKYFRTKEFTEKMRNSEVYRKTYIDIEDYFGTIKTKA; translated from the coding sequence ATGGCTGAGAGTGTTGGTGAAATTCCGAGTGGCGAAAAGGAGTTTAAGGCCTCAACCAGGAGGATTAGGGATATAGTTGAGTTTCCTGAGATAAGCGAAGATGAGTTTTACGCTGAACTCAAAAAGGCGAGCAGGGCCTACGGGGGCTCTCTTCCCCACAGGACCTACTCCCTCTGTCCCGAGACGAGGCGCGTTGTTCCGGCCCTTGTTTGGGAGAAGGATGGGAAGGTCTGGATAACCAAGAAGTGCCCCGAGGGCATGATAACCGACCTCTACTACGAGGATGTGGATGTGTACTACTGTTTCTCCAAGTGGCGCTGGGAAGAGAAGGAGCTCTACAGTGCCAACGTCGAGAACAGCGGCGTTAACTGCCCCCTCGACTGTGGAATGTGCTCGAGGCACCGCTCTCACACTAATCTGCTCAACATTGTCCTCACCAACCGTTGCAACCTGAGCTGCTGGTATTGCTTCTTCTACGCCAAGGAGGGTCAGCCCATCTACGAGCCAACCCTTGAGCAGATAAGGCAGATGCTCCGCAACGCCAAGAAGCAGTACCCTATAGGAGCCAACGCGGTTCAGCTCACCGGCGGCGAACCGACGCTTAGGGAGGACCTCATTGAGATCATTAGGATGGCCCATGAGGAGGGCTATGATCACGTCCAGCTCAATACCGACGGTATAAAGCTCGCCTTTGATCCCGATCTTGTGGAGAGGATACGCGAGGCCGGAACCAACACCCTTTACATGAGTTACGACGGGATGACGCCTCAGACCAATTGGAAGAACCACTGGGAAGTCCCGCTCATCTTTGAGAACGTGAGGAAGGCGGGGGGACCGGGTATAGTGCTCGTACCAACGACTATAAGGAACGTTAACGACCATGAGCTGGGCGCGATAATCAACTTCAGCCTCAATCACCTAGACATCGTTCGCGGTGTGAACTTCCAGCCGATTTCTCAAGTTGGTAGGGTTCCGAAGAGGGAGCGCCAGAGGTTCAGGATAACCATAGCAGGGGCCATAAAGCGTATTGAGGAGCAGACCAACAGTGTCATAATCAAAGAGGACTGGTACCCCATTCCAATAGCGGGTCATATAGCACGCTTTTTCCAGGCCTTCACTGGAAGCAAATACTACATGACAAGTCACTTTGCCTGTGGGGCCGCTACGTACGTATTCCTCGACCGCGAGCACAAGCGTGTTGTCCCCATAAACCGGTTCCTCGACGTCGAGGGGTTTGTTGGATACCTTGAGGAAAAGGCTGAGGAGATAGAGCAGTGGAAGACCATAGGCAAGCTCAAGAAGCTCAAGCTCGGTGCTGAGATATTCATGAAGTTCCGCTCGTTCTACGACGACAAGTACGCCCCGAAGGGCCTCAAGGTACTCGACCTCATAAAGAACGCCTTCATGCACGGCAACTACGACGCCCTCGGCAAGTTCCACGAGAATGCTCTCTTCCTCGGAATGATGCACTTCATGGACGAGTACAACTACGACGTTGAGAGAGTAGAGCGCTGCGTCATCCACTACGCGATGCCGGACGGAAGGGTCGTCCCGTTCTGTACCTTCAATGTGATTCCAGAACTTTACAGAGACAAGGTGCAGGCCCAGTACAGCTACACGTGGGAGGAATGGAAGGCCCTCCATCCAGACTGGGACTACAAGAAGGACAAGTACTTCAGGACGAAAGAGTTCACCGAGAAGATGAGGAACAGCGAGGTTTATAGGAAGACCTACATCGACATAGAGGACTACTTTGGAACGATAAAGACGAAGGCCTGA
- a CDS encoding DUF3213 domain-containing protein: MSVKPDKELVRLDLKFGNIDWERATIKQYELEKELAIWRIFLNGYTKKGFVVFDEGLITKEKILEALAELQPEITAIKRLTVGELVESSMSWNNILKGARAG, from the coding sequence ATGAGCGTCAAGCCCGATAAAGAACTCGTGAGGCTCGACCTCAAGTTCGGGAACATAGACTGGGAGAGGGCCACGATAAAGCAGTACGAACTTGAGAAAGAGCTCGCTATCTGGAGGATATTCCTCAACGGCTACACCAAGAAGGGCTTCGTTGTCTTTGACGAGGGGCTTATAACTAAGGAGAAAATCCTCGAAGCCTTAGCTGAACTTCAGCCGGAGATAACGGCCATAAAGCGCCTTACCGTTGGAGAACTCGTCGAGAGCAGCATGAGCTGGAACAACATACTAAAGGGTGCAAGGGCAGGCTAA
- the lrpA gene encoding HTH-type transcriptional regulator LrpA: MLDERDSIIIDMLTKDARTPFTEIAKVLGISETAVRKRVKALEEAGVIKQYTAVVDPSRLGYNLVSLTGVDTLPERIFDVASKLKEFEFVRKVYLTSGDHMIMAEVWAKDGEDLSDIISNKIGRIDGVTKVCPAIILEKLK, from the coding sequence ATGCTTGACGAAAGGGACAGCATCATAATCGACATGCTCACCAAGGACGCGCGCACTCCGTTCACGGAGATAGCAAAGGTCCTTGGCATAAGTGAGACGGCCGTGAGGAAGCGCGTGAAGGCCCTAGAAGAGGCAGGAGTTATAAAGCAGTACACCGCCGTCGTTGATCCCTCCAGGCTCGGTTACAACCTCGTCAGCCTGACAGGGGTTGACACCCTGCCTGAGAGGATATTTGACGTCGCGAGCAAGCTCAAGGAATTCGAGTTCGTGAGGAAGGTGTACCTGACGAGTGGCGATCACATGATAATGGCCGAGGTTTGGGCCAAGGACGGGGAAGATCTCTCAGACATAATCTCCAACAAGATCGGTAGGATAGATGGCGTCACCAAGGTCTGCCCCGCGATAATCCTTGAAAAGCTGAAGTGA
- a CDS encoding DMT family transporter has product MSKKHAVLAVLLWSTVASAFKLSLRYMTPLQLLFYASLTSLIVFGIIYFREFSPRKENLRSAYLGLLVVLYYTVLFSAYGRLPAQEAQALNYTWPLMLVLLSIPLLGKRPGRGAVFGLLIGFLGALVVATRGNLTSLNLSNPVGVALGIGSAVIWAAYWLLNLRDKRPLIEKMFWNFLFGFAYVSVILTLLGGLVVPPLVGAIGAIYVGLFEMGITYIFWYKAVEGDIGFASNLAYLVPFLSLLFIFTVVGESIAPATVGGLVLIVIGIVIGKAGN; this is encoded by the coding sequence ATGTCCAAAAAGCACGCCGTTCTTGCTGTGCTCCTCTGGTCAACGGTTGCTTCCGCCTTCAAGCTCTCGCTCCGCTACATGACGCCGTTGCAACTTCTCTTCTACGCCTCCCTGACCTCACTCATTGTATTCGGGATTATCTACTTCCGCGAGTTCTCGCCGAGGAAAGAAAACCTCCGCTCGGCTTACCTTGGCCTTCTAGTGGTTCTCTACTACACCGTCCTCTTCTCGGCCTACGGCCGCTTGCCAGCCCAGGAAGCACAGGCGCTCAACTACACCTGGCCCCTTATGCTCGTCCTTCTCTCAATCCCCCTGCTCGGGAAGAGACCTGGGAGGGGGGCAGTTTTTGGGCTGTTAATCGGCTTCCTCGGGGCATTGGTGGTGGCTACAAGGGGGAACCTAACCAGTTTGAACCTCTCCAATCCCGTCGGTGTTGCCCTTGGCATCGGGAGCGCGGTTATATGGGCCGCTTACTGGTTACTGAACCTGAGAGATAAGCGACCCCTCATTGAGAAGATGTTCTGGAACTTCCTCTTTGGGTTCGCTTATGTTTCAGTAATTCTCACGCTCTTAGGTGGGCTTGTTGTTCCACCCCTAGTGGGCGCCATCGGAGCAATCTACGTCGGCCTCTTCGAGATGGGTATTACCTACATCTTCTGGTATAAGGCTGTTGAGGGTGATATAGGTTTCGCCTCGAATTTAGCCTATCTAGTACCATTCCTGAGCCTTCTATTCATCTTCACCGTAGTTGGGGAGAGCATAGCGCCCGCGACCGTCGGGGGGCTTGTGTTGATAGTTATAGGTATAGTGATTGGGAAGGCTGGAAACTGA
- the pyrE gene encoding orotate phosphoribosyltransferase, whose protein sequence is MEDAKKRLVKMFFDEEAILFGRFVLTSGKESDYYINVKRLSTNPRALRLMAKLIAEEANKAGVEFDRVAGPELGAVPIATALALETGKPLVIVRKKPKGHGTGSQIEGEVKPGERILLVEDVTTTGGSVLRAAEVLEKLGAEITAISVVVDREEGAGSRISARYHFIPLIQVSELLERRSSTTMNE, encoded by the coding sequence ATGGAGGATGCAAAGAAAAGGCTGGTAAAGATGTTTTTTGACGAGGAGGCGATACTCTTCGGGCGCTTCGTTCTGACCTCCGGAAAGGAGAGCGATTACTACATAAACGTCAAGAGGCTGAGCACAAATCCGAGGGCACTCAGACTGATGGCGAAGCTTATAGCGGAAGAGGCCAATAAAGCCGGAGTGGAATTTGATAGAGTGGCCGGTCCTGAACTCGGCGCGGTTCCGATAGCGACTGCTCTAGCACTCGAAACCGGAAAACCTCTTGTCATAGTCAGAAAAAAGCCAAAGGGGCACGGGACAGGGAGTCAGATTGAGGGAGAGGTGAAGCCCGGGGAGAGAATCCTCCTGGTTGAAGACGTGACCACGACCGGCGGAAGCGTGCTAAGGGCCGCGGAGGTTCTCGAAAAGCTTGGGGCAGAGATAACGGCGATAAGCGTTGTTGTTGACCGCGAGGAAGGAGCAGGGAGCCGGATAAGTGCGAGGTATCACTTTATACCCCTCATCCAAGTCTCAGAACTTCTTGAGAGACGGAGTTCCACCACGATGAACGAGTGA
- a CDS encoding ArsR family transcriptional regulator has product MFGRRKDIVYKTLATKKRAVALQSLSAELETPAPAVFKTVKELESDGLVEVFYGHKKAAIMVRAKTIGDYL; this is encoded by the coding sequence ATGTTTGGAAGACGTAAAGATATAGTTTATAAAACCCTCGCGACCAAGAAGAGGGCGGTTGCTCTCCAGAGCTTGAGCGCTGAGCTTGAAACGCCAGCACCGGCGGTGTTTAAGACCGTTAAAGAACTCGAATCTGATGGCCTGGTCGAGGTCTTCTATGGTCATAAGAAGGCCGCCATAATGGTTCGCGCAAAGACCATTGGGGACTACCTCTAA
- the rlmD gene encoding 23S rRNA (uracil(1939)-C(5))-methyltransferase RlmD yields the protein MKGVIEELDWDGMGILRTGGREVYVPFTAPGDVVEVIKWRRKKRKLIAIDFEVVKPSPERTEPRCPHFGTCGGCALQHIPYGSQIAFKETKLSNILGIAVKVRPSPVIYGHRNRIDVVISAKGTGFRRRGMWWDAVDIDECPIFGGISKKVLKSLREFIEDHRPSLYEIKKNEGFLRYIVVREGKFTGELMVNLVTSKGTLPEDFPAYFDYADSIYWSVNRTKSDVSYGEIEKSWKSEFIKEKLNDVVYLVHPNSFFQTNSYAAIMLLEEVSKRIDGEKVLDLYSGVGTFGVYLAKRGLKTEGVEVNPFAVEMAKRNVELNGVDAVFRVGMDRDVGNLSTYDTVVLDPPRSGLHPKLIRKILKDKPESIVYVSCNPRTLAGNLQYLSEKYSLDSAVGIDMFPHTPHVETVAKLTLKV from the coding sequence ATGAAGGGAGTCATCGAGGAACTCGACTGGGACGGCATGGGAATTCTTAGGACAGGGGGGAGAGAGGTTTACGTCCCGTTCACAGCACCAGGAGACGTTGTTGAAGTCATAAAATGGCGCAGAAAGAAGAGGAAGCTCATCGCGATTGATTTTGAGGTTGTCAAGCCATCACCTGAGAGAACAGAGCCTCGTTGCCCACACTTCGGGACCTGCGGCGGCTGTGCCCTCCAGCACATTCCCTACGGGAGTCAGATTGCATTCAAAGAGACCAAACTTTCAAATATTCTGGGGATAGCTGTTAAAGTCAGACCATCTCCAGTTATTTACGGCCATAGGAACAGGATTGATGTCGTCATTTCAGCAAAGGGGACAGGCTTCAGGAGACGGGGAATGTGGTGGGATGCGGTTGACATCGACGAGTGCCCCATTTTCGGGGGGATCAGCAAAAAGGTTCTCAAATCCCTCAGAGAGTTTATAGAAGACCACAGGCCGAGCCTCTACGAGATAAAAAAGAACGAGGGATTTTTAAGATATATTGTTGTGCGCGAGGGCAAGTTCACGGGGGAGCTTATGGTCAACCTCGTTACCTCCAAAGGGACTCTGCCCGAGGATTTTCCAGCCTACTTCGATTACGCGGACTCAATATACTGGAGCGTCAACAGAACGAAGAGCGATGTCTCCTACGGTGAGATAGAGAAATCTTGGAAGTCGGAGTTCATAAAAGAAAAGCTCAACGACGTCGTCTACCTAGTCCACCCAAACAGCTTCTTCCAGACTAACAGCTACGCTGCGATTATGCTCCTTGAGGAGGTCTCAAAGCGCATTGATGGAGAGAAGGTTCTCGATTTGTACTCCGGTGTCGGTACCTTCGGGGTCTACCTCGCGAAGCGCGGCTTGAAAACCGAAGGAGTCGAAGTAAATCCCTTTGCGGTTGAAATGGCAAAAAGGAACGTTGAGTTGAACGGCGTTGATGCCGTCTTCCGCGTTGGGATGGACAGGGACGTTGGGAACCTCTCCACTTACGATACGGTAGTGCTTGATCCGCCCCGTTCGGGTCTGCACCCTAAACTTATAAGGAAAATTTTAAAAGACAAACCTGAAAGCATTGTCTACGTATCATGCAACCCCCGGACTTTAGCCGGGAACCTCCAATACCTCTCAGAGAAGTATTCCCTAGACAGTGCTGTCGGGATCGACATGTTCCCCCACACTCCACACGTTGAGACGGTTGCCAAACTGACACTCAAGGTTTAA
- a CDS encoding PrsW family glutamic-type intramembrane protease, producing MLEVMGLAAYVIVVIAVGIKLYVKTDGWMTKIDRVTPFVKTSTVVKYGFLAFILALFLEGVLLFVFRSESTTVMMIALVMGVGFIEEGAKLLSYFSSKGSDMYRWHLTVKVALAFAVVEAILYGLALFFSGNILGALLRIIVVMFHVAFTTIALGDVMRGDPLLGYLKASVLHSLYDAPVLLAIVGAPVLIVVLISTVALIYTYSSVDDAFGRAYSRAQHELEKRKREAQEFWREKGVGTAGSDLTSLP from the coding sequence ATGTTAGAGGTAATGGGTCTGGCCGCCTACGTTATAGTAGTTATAGCCGTTGGAATTAAACTGTACGTTAAGACAGATGGGTGGATGACCAAGATAGACAGGGTGACCCCCTTCGTTAAAACTTCCACGGTAGTTAAGTACGGTTTCTTGGCGTTCATTCTCGCGCTCTTCCTCGAAGGAGTCCTCCTCTTTGTATTCCGCTCTGAGTCAACGACGGTCATGATGATAGCCCTCGTGATGGGCGTTGGCTTCATTGAGGAAGGGGCTAAGCTACTCTCCTACTTCTCCTCCAAGGGCAGTGATATGTATCGCTGGCACCTGACGGTAAAGGTCGCCCTGGCCTTCGCTGTAGTCGAGGCGATCCTCTACGGGCTGGCCCTTTTTTTCAGCGGCAACATCTTGGGTGCCCTCCTGAGGATCATAGTGGTGATGTTCCACGTGGCATTCACCACAATAGCCCTCGGTGATGTCATGAGGGGTGATCCGTTGCTTGGCTACCTGAAAGCCTCGGTGCTCCACAGCCTCTACGATGCCCCCGTTCTGCTGGCCATTGTTGGAGCACCCGTGCTAATCGTTGTCCTCATTTCGACCGTTGCCCTGATTTACACGTATTCGAGTGTTGACGACGCCTTTGGAAGGGCCTACAGCAGGGCACAGCACGAGCTGGAGAAAAGGAAGAGGGAAGCCCAGGAGTTCTGGAGGGAGAAGGGGGTTGGGACAGCTGGTTCGGATCTCACCTCCTTGCCTTGA